From one Brachypodium distachyon strain Bd21 chromosome 4, Brachypodium_distachyon_v3.0, whole genome shotgun sequence genomic stretch:
- the LOC100841060 gene encoding pumilio homolog 1: MVSRSDDSSCISLPRDWFEEVDPSSEVVTSDDHQDVPTNAEDRDTNSFDMHDIGAVLPVLSSSISSAASTSTLDSAEQNSQTALPNKEAALNSPVQSSSSSRSVPPRHFPEMMAYQMGCLRALFEPDQEVAAKLFQQSQEAFKNHYARDVETAYASGRGDNIHSFLGTGINSRNSAFCSLLHRIKYPGNNPVRLIHVKGHICDLSVHPVGSCFITKQLDITTTGEVVMLYTEMTPQVSTLVCDVFANSVIMKLLDYGPETYRSKLVRNLIGHVLALSLHQHGSQVIEKVFEIGVIDQQMEMAMELNRNLLKCKVLQFSKDPLILYPFVMEIVERVIELSTHEFGNYVVQYIVQHGEPGDRQIVVQEIMGQIIHLSRQEYSSNVIEKLLIYGSYHERKIIITEILYTGAGDTEEHILGMMVNQHANNVVRVIINVADVWQRNMVVGVAKRNASTLARYIHGRRLMAQVDNLVSTRAVFVAPPPRLA, translated from the exons ATGGTGTCCCGAAGCGATGATTCAAGTTGCATCAGCCTTCCCCGTGATTGGTTTGAAGAG GTTGATCCAAGCAGTGAAGTTGTGACTTCAGATGATCATCAGGACGTGCCTACAAATGCTGAAGACAGAGATACCAACAGCTTCGATATGCATGACATTGGAGCAGTTTTGCCTGTACTGTCTTCTTCTATCTCTTCAGCTGCTTCAACAAGTACACTGGATTCTGCCGAGCAAAACTCCCAAACTGCATTACCAAATAAGGAGGCTGCCCTAAATTCTCCTGTtcagtcttcttcttcttcaaggaGTGTGCCACCAAGACATTTCCCTGAGATGATGGCGTATCAGATGGGATGTCTCCGTGCCCTTTTTGAGCCAGACCAGGAGGTTGCCGCTAAACTCTTCCAACAGTCTCAGGAAGCTTTCAAGAATCACTATGCTCGTGATGTCGAGACGGCATACGCTAGCGGCAGAGGCGACAATATCCATAGTTTTCTGGGTACAGGAATAAACAGCAGGAACTCAGCTTTTTGTTCCCTTCTTCACCGGATCAAGTATCCAGGGAACAATCCTGTGCGCCTCATTCATGTCAAGGGCCACATTTGTGATCTCAG TGTCCATCCAGTGGGAAGCTGTTTCATAACAAAGCAGCTTGACATAACAACTACCGGGGAAGTAGTGATGCTATATACTGAAATGACGCCTCAAGTGTCCACACTGGTCTGTGATGTGTTCGCCAATTCTGTTATCATGAAG CTTCTTGACTATGGACCAGAAACCTATAGAAGCAAGCTCGTCCGCAATCTTATCGGACATGTCTTAGCCCTAAGCCTTCATCAGCACGGTAGTCAAGTGATCGAAAAG GTTTTTGAAATAGGCGTCATTGACCAACAGATGGAGATGGCCATGGAGCTTAATAGGAACCTGCTGAAATGT AAAGTGCTGCAATTCTCCAAGGATCCACTAATTCTGTATCCGTTTGTGATGGAGATTGTCGAACGTGTCATCGAGCTGTCAACACACGAATTCGGTAACTATGTTGTGCAG TACATTGTGCAGCATGGAGAGCCTGGCGACCGACAAATTGTTGTGCAGGAAATTATGGGGCAGATTATACATCTGAGCCGCCAAGAGTATTCTTCAAATGTCATCGAGAAGCTCCTAATTTACGGCAGCTACCATGAACGCAAGATTATCATAACTGAGATCCTCTACACGGGGGCTGGTGATACTGAAGAGCATATCCTG GGTATGATGGTCAACCAGCACGCCAACAATGTGGTGCGTGTGATAATCAACGTGGCGGATGTGTGGCAACGCAACATGGTCGTGGGCGTGGCGAAACGCAACGCTAGCACGCTGGCCAGGTACATCCATGGGAGGCGCCTGATGGCGCAGGTCGATAATCTCGTCAGCACGAGGGCAGTGTTCGTCGCACCGCCACCCCGCTTGGCCTAG
- the LOC100841664 gene encoding scarecrow-like protein 14 — translation MLMEDDIVDKFSYQYPDHRKLLQTEKPFAQILSAAATISSRAQESSAPLAPTLMPSQDNNMDIMVSGFFSCEVQDPAFLNGTYVVESNSTLFPSDSSSSMDTNVAFFKGMQEANMFLPRDNGTGMVDGRGRKNRLEIDGEAEAGMGRSSKQIAVLVHSESEEDTTLKKRLDCLILNGYDRYPGEMQEVLITLDRENKAAEKSIRMRGRRGVKQTVETDLETLLIRCAEAVASNDRCSASELLEQIKRNSSPRGNARQRLAHYFSQGLEARLAGTGSQSYRSLIGTGISTVDLIKAYHLYSATCCFVKVAFLFSNKTIYNAVAGKKKLHIVHYGINTGVQWPDLIRWLADREGGPPEMRMTSINIPQAGFRPSEQIEAGHRLRNYASRLGVPFKFHAIETKPEAVQAEDLHIDPDEVLVVNSIFQFRTLMDDSLTFDRVNPRDMVLNTIRKMKPSVFVHAVTNGPYSAAFFMTRFRHALYNFMVSFDVMETMVPRDNDMRLQVERDIFARCAMNMIACEGTDRVERPQNYREWQTRIQRAGLRQLPLDPDIVLMLKDKVKNQYHKHFMINEDHRWLLQGWKGRVLYALSTWVAEDTTSSEVT, via the coding sequence ATGCTCATGGAAGATGACAtcgtcgacaagttctcctACCAGTACCCTGACCACAGGAAGCTCCTGCAGACTGAGAAGCCCTTCGCCCAGATCctctctgctgctgccaccATCTCATCTCGTGCACAGGAGTCCTCGGCACCGCTTGCCCCTACCTTGATGCCCAGCCAAGACAACAACATGGACATCATGGTTTCTGGGTTCTTTTCATGCGAGGTACAGGATCCAGCCTTCTTGAATGGCACATATGTGGTGGAGTCCAACAGTACCCTGTTTCCCAGtgatagcagcagcagcatggacACGAATGTGGCATTCTTCAAAGGCATGCAGGAGGCCAACATGTTCCTGCCCAGAGATAATGGGACTGGGATGGTGGATGGCAGGGGGCGTAAGAACAGATTAGAGATTGATGGTGAGGCAGAGGCAGGCATGGGCCGGAGCAGCAAGCAAATAGCGGTGCTGGTGCATAGTGAATCCGAGGAGGACACCACGCTCAAGAAGAGATTGGACTGCCTCATCCTCAATGGCTATGATAGGTACCCCGGTGAGATGCAGGAGGTGCTGATCACTTTAGACAGGGAGAATAAGGCGGCAGAGAAGAGCATCCGCATGCGTGGGAGGCGCGGTGTGAAGCAGACAGTGGAAACTGACCTAGAAACACTACTGATCCGCTGTGCGGAAGCAGTGGCCAGCAACGACCGCTGTAGCGCGAGTGAGCTTTTGGAGCAGATAAAGCGGAACTCCTCACCAAGAGGGAACGCTAGGCAGCGGCTGGCGCATTACTTCTCCCAGGGGCTCGAGGCACGGCTGGCCGGCACGGGGAGCCAGTCCTACCGCTCGCTCATCGGGACAGGCATCTCAACTGTGGACCTAATTAAGGCCTACCATCTGTACAGCGCCACCTGCTGCTTCGTCAAGGTGGCATTTCTCTTTTCCAACAAGACTATCTACAACGCTGTTGCAGGGAAGAAGAAATTGCACATTGTGCACTACGGCATCAATACCGGAGTGCAATGGCCGGATTTGATTCGGTGGCTGGCGGACAGGGAGGGTGGGCCACCGGAGATGAGGATGACCAGCATCAACATACCTCAGGCTGGGTTCCGCCCTTCTGAGCAAATTGAGGCAGGGCACCGGCTCAGGAATTATGCAAGTAGGTTAGGCGTGCCATTCAAGTTCCACGCCATTGAAACCAAACCAGAGGCTGTTCAGGCAGAGGACCTCCACATCGATCCAGATGAGGTGCTTGTTGTGAACAGCATATTCCAGTTCAGGACCTTGATGGACGACAGCCTCACCTTTGACAGGGTAAACCCAAGGGACATGGTGCTTAACACTATAAGGAAGATGAAGCCATCCGTGTTCGTCCATGCCGTCACCAATGGGCCATACAGCGCAGCGTTCTTCATGACGCGGTTCCGCCATGCGTTGTACAACTTCATGGTGTCGTTCGACGTGATGGAAACAATGGTACCGCGGGACAACGACATGAGACTGCAGGTTGAGCGAGACATTTTTGCACGGTGTGCTATGAACATGATCGCCTGTGAAGGCACAGACCGTGTTGAGCGCCCTCAGAACTACAGGGAGTGGCAGACACGGATCCAGCGGGCAGGGCTGAGGCAGTTGCCATTGGACCCTGACATTGTTCTGATGCTCAAGGACAAAGTGAAGAATCAGTACCACAAGCATTTCATGATCAACGAGGATCACCGGTGGCTTTTGCAGGGATGGAAAGGCCGCGTGCTCTACGCCCTCTCGACATGGGTAGCTGAGGATACTACCAGTTCTGAAGTGACATAG
- the LOC100841969 gene encoding scarecrow-like protein 33: MSLTYISHMLMEDDINDKLSYKYTDHLKLLRAEQPFAQILSAAANTSLGAQDCSAPDAFVSALMPNQDNNKDSIDCELLSSEVQDPTFLNGTDLVKSNSTQFPGENNSSTSMAFFKGMEEASMLLPKHNGMSDRRGHKNRFGVDGETAASMGRSSKQIAVLVHTDSEEDTALQMLDRLILNGYNKHPSEMQDVLITLDKENKAAQKSIHRRGRRRATQPVLTDLETLLIRCAEAVSRNDRGGASELLERIRRYSSPRGDASQRLAHYFAQGLEARLADTGSQLYRSLIGKHLCTVELVQAYYLHMATCCFINVAGLFSNCTIYNAVAGRRKLHIVHYGMITGYKWPLLIQRLADREGGPPEVRITAINNPQPGFRPAEPIEEAGHRLRNCAMKFGVSFKFHAIAAKPEVVHAEDLHIDPDEVLVVNSLFQFRTLIDECLTFDRVSPRDMVLNTIRKMKPSVFIHAVVNGSYSAAFFMTRFRQALYNFTALFDVMDTTIPRDNNSRLVVERDIFAWSAINMIACEGTDRVERPHHYREWQARNQRAGLRQLPLDPDIFVMLKDELKNKYHKHFMIDEDHQWLLQGWKGRVLYALSTWVADHASSSNVT, translated from the coding sequence ATGTCCCTGACATACATCTCACACATGCTCATGGAGGATGACATCAATGACAAGTTATCCTACAAGTACACTGACCACCTGAAGCTCCTGCGGGCCGAGCAACCCTTCGCCCAGATCCTCTCCGCTGCTGCTAACACCTCATTAGGTGCCCAGGACTGCTCAGCACCCGATGCGTTTGTCTCTGCCTTGATGCCCAACCAAGACAACAACAAAGACAGCATAGATTGCGAACTCTTGTCCAGCGAGGTACAGGATCCGACCTTCTTGAATGGCACAGACTTGGTGAAGTCCAACAGTACCCAGTTTCCCGGTGAGAACAACAGCAGTACCAGCATGGCATTCTTCAAAGGAATGGAGGAGGCCAGCATGCTCTTGCCTAAACACAATGGGATGTCGGATCGTAGGGGCCATAAGAACAGGTTTGGTGTGGATGGTGAGACAGCTGCAAGCATGGGCAGGAGCAGCAAGCAAATAGCGGTGCTGGTGCATACTGACTCGGAGGAGGACACCGCACTTCAGATGTTGGACCGGCTCATCCTCAATGGCTACAACAAGCATCCTAGTGAGATGCAGGATGTACTCATCACTCTGGACAAGGAGAACAAGGCGGCACAAAAGAGCATCCACAGGCGTGGGAGGCGCAGGGCAACGCAGCCAGTGTTGACTGACCTAGAAACACTGCTAATCCGCTGTGCGGAAGCAGTGTCCAGGAATGACCGGGGCGGCGCAAGCGAGCTGCTGGAGCGAATCAGGAGGTACTCCTCGCCGAGGGGGGACGCTAGCCAGCGGCTGGCACATTACTTCGCCCAGGGGCTTGAAGCACGGCTGGCCGACACAGGGAGCCAGTTATACCGCTCGCTCATTGGGAAGCACCTCTGCACCGTGGAGCTCGTCCAGGCCTACTATCTGCACATGGCTACCTGCTGCTTCATCAATGTGGCAGGGCTCTTTTCCAACTGTACCATCTACAACGCCGTTGCAGGGAGGAGGAAACTGCACATTGTGCACTATGGCATGATAACCGGGTACAAGTGGCCATTGCTGATCCAGCGGCTGGCGGACAGAGAAGGTGGGCCACCGGAGGTGAGGATTACTGCCATCAACAACCCTCAGCCTGGGTTCCGTCCAGCTGAGCCAATTGAGGAGGCAGGGCACCGGCTCAGAAATTGTGCAATGAAGTTCGGCGTGTCATTCAAATTCCACGCCATCGCAGCAAAGCCAGAGGTGGTTCATGCTGAGGACCTCCACATCGATCCCGATGAGGTGCTCGTCGTGAACAGCCTATTCCAGTTCAGGACCTTGATCGACGAGTGCCTCACATTTGACAGGGTAAGCCCAAGAGACATGGTGCTCAACACTATAAGGAAGATGAAGCCGTCTGTGTTCATCCATGCTGTCGTCAATGGATCATACAGTGCAGCGTTCTTCATGACGCGGTTTCGCCAAGCATTGTACAACTTCACAGCGTTGTTCGACGTGATGGATACCACCATTCCACGGGACAACAACAGCAGACTGGTGGTGGAGCGGGACATTTTTGCTTGGTCAGCTATAAATATGATCGCCTGTGAAGGCACAGACAGGGTGGAGCGCCCTCACCACTACCGGGAGTGGCAGGCACGGAACCAGCGGGCAGGGCTAAGACAGCTGCCATTGGACCCTGATATTTTTGTGATGCTCAAGGACGAACTGAAGAATAAGTACCACAAGCATTTCATGATCGATGAGGATCACCAATGGCTTCTGCAGGGATGGAAAGGCCGTGTGCTCTACGCCCTCTCGACATGGGTAGCAGATCATGCTAGCAGTTCTAACGTTACATAG
- the LOC100842266 gene encoding scarecrow-like protein 33, translating to MAPKPIVFLDHPDPSSQLHDNLALDYISRMLMKEDIVDKFLHQYPNHAALQQAQHPFDQILSASDTTTTSYAQQSSTPNMLASASVLPICNIQNPAFFLNGMGAGEPNRSMDVISSMAFFRGMEEANRFLPTDGRMVDGDRTSKKMVVQVLPETEEEATAGKMLDQLMLGGHDTCPTEARKRRSPTVEQDDRVGNENISRKAPSGRRSMTLAVVADLETLLIRCAEAVATNNRRSACELLGRIKWHSSPRGDATQRLAHYFAEGLEARMAGRGSHLYRSLMAKHAPSVELLKAYKLFMSACCFLKVSFMFSNKMIYKTIAGRKKLHIVHYGSNDGFQWSALLRCLAGRKGGPPEVRITGITSLRPGFRPAEQIEDIGRRLIECAKQFGVPFKYRAIEAKSEDVQIEDLKINPDEVLVVNSLLNFRSLMDESVVIDKLNPRDMVLNTIRKMKPAMFIHAIVNASYNTTFFVTRFRQVLHHFAAHFDIMETTVSRDNDKRLLVERDIFARSAMNIIACEGTDRVERPQNYREWQARNRRAGLRQLPLDPDIVQTLKDNVKRQHHKHFVVDEDHQWLLQGWKGRVLYALSTWVADDASSSEVT from the coding sequence atggcaCCCAAAcccatcgtcttcctcgaccATCCTGATCCCTCCTCGCAGCTGCATGATAACCTGGCCCTCGACTACATATCGCGCATGCTCATGAAGGAGGACATCGTCGACAAGTTCTTGCATCAGTACCCCAACCATGCAGCTCTGCAGCAAGCCCAGCACCCGTTCGACCAGATCCTCTCTGCCtccgacaccaccacgacatcCTATGCCCAGCAGTCCTCAACACCCAACATGCTAGCCTCCGCTTCCGTCTTGCCCATATGCAACATCCAGAATCCAGCCTTCTTCTTGAATGGCATGGGCGCGGGGGAACCCAACAGGAGCATGGACGTGATCTCGAGCATGGCATTCTTCAGAGGCATGGAGGAGGCCAACCGATTCTTGCCCACAGACGGCAGGATGGTAGATGGTGACAGGACCAGCAAGAAAATGGTTGTGCAAGTGCTCCCTGAGACCGAGGAGGAAGCCACCGCGGGCAAGATGTTGGACCAGCTCATGCTTGGTGGGCACGACACATGCCCCACCGAGGCACGCAAGAGGCGCAGTCCCACTGTGGAGCAAGATGACAGGGTGGGGAATGAGAACATCTCCAGGAAAGCTCCAAGTGGGAGGCGTAGCATGACGCTGGCAGTGGTGGCTGACCTGGAGACACTGCTGATCAGATGTGCGGAGGCAGTGGCCACAAACAACAGGCGCAGCGCGTGCGAGCTGCTGGGGAGGATCAAGTGGCACTCCTCACCAAGAGGGGACGCCACACAGCGGCTGGCACATTACTTTGCTGAGGGACTGGAGGCACGGATGGCTGGCAGGGGGAGCCATCTGTACCGCTCGCTCATGGCGAAGCACGCCCCTAGTGTGGAGCTCTTGAAGGCCTACAAGCTATTCATGTCTGCCTGCTGCTTCCTCAAGGTCTCCTTTATGTTTTCTAACAAGATGATCTACAAGACCATTGCGGGGAGGAAAAAGTTGCACATTGTGCACTACGGCTCCAATGATGGGTTTCAGTGGTCAGCCTTGCTCCGGTGTCTAGCGGGCAGGAAGGGCGGACCTCCAGAGGTGAGGATCACTGGCATTACCAGCCTCCGGCCAGGATTCCGTCCTGCTGAGCAAATTGAGGATATCGGGCGCCGGCTCATCGAATGTGCAAAGCAGTTTGGTGTGCCATTCAAGTACCGCGCCATCGAAGCCAAGTCAGAGGATGTCCAAATTGAGGACCTCAAGATCAATCCTGATGAGGTGCTCGTCGTGAACAGCCTGCTCAATTTTAGGTCCCTGATGGACGAAAGCGTTGTGATAGACAAGCTAAATCCAAGGGACATGGTGCTCAACACAATCAGGAAGATGAAGCCAGCCATGTTTATCCACGCCATCGTGAATGCATCATACAACACGACATTTTTCGTGACGAGGTTCCGGCAAGTGCTCCACCACTTCGCAGCACACTTCGACATTATGGAGACTACGGTCTCGCGAGACAATGACAAGAGGCTGCTGGTGGAGCGGGACATCTTTGCACGGAGTGCCATGAATATCATCGCCTGTGAGGGCACAGACCGTGTAGAGCGACCTCAAAACTACAGGGAGTGGCAGGCACGGAACCGGCGAGCGGGGCTGAGGCAGCTACCATTGGACCCTGACATTGTTCAGACATTGAAGGACAATGTGAAGAGGCAACACCACAAGCATTTTGTGGTTGACGAGGATCACCAATGGCTTCTGCAGGGATGGAAAGGGCGAGTGCTCTACGCCCTCTCAACCTGGGTAGCCGATGATGCTAGCAGTTCTGAAGTGACATAG
- the LOC100842578 gene encoding scarecrow-like protein 34: protein MEYMENKLIMTSPLQVQDIYIAPSPSTINPIMAATPEGLSGIVEPEPLPPTTHGDSQQLPNDLSLAYISHMLMEEDITDKFLYQYPDSPKLQQAEQPFAQILSAAATASFGAQESSAPSMLASDLMHSQDNKTDIHVSGFLSCKVQDPAFLNGIYATDPESTLFPSERSASMDKLSSMAFFKGMEEANMFLPRDKKMVDGRVRKNRFDMDGETEGGMGRSSKQIAVLVQSDSEEEDTLKMLDRLILNGYDNRPGEMREVRATLYKENKAPKKSIPRRGRRSGAKQTVVTDLETLLIRCAEAVACNDRRSASELLERIKRYCSPTGDARQRVAHYFSQGLEARLAGTGTQFYRLSTGTRTSTLELVKAYHMHMATCCFITVALLFSNDTIYNAVKGRRKLHIVHYGINTGYQWPKLIRRLAEREGGPPEVRITGINRPQPGIRPAGLIEEAGDRLSNYANKFGVPFKFHAIAAEPEAVRAEDLHIDPDEVLVVNSLFDFRTLMDESLTFDEVNPRDMVLNTIRKMKPSVFVHAVVNGSYSAAFFMTRFRQALYYFTALFDMMETTFPEDNNKRVLVEREIFARSAMNMIACEGADRVDRPHNYKEWQARNQRAGLRQMPLNHDIVLMLKEEVKNQYHKNFMINEDHQWLLQGWKGQVLYALSTWTVDDTSGSEET, encoded by the coding sequence ATGGAATATATGGAGAACAAGTTGATAATGACATCTCCACTTCAAGTCCAAGATATTTACATTGCACCATCACCAAGCACAATAAACCCCATTATGGCTGCCACCCCGGAGGGCCTGTCAGGCATTGTCGAGCCGGAGCCACTGCCGCCGACAACCCACGGTGACTCACAGCAGCTGCCAAATGACCTGTCCCTGGCATACATCTCACACATGCTCATGGAGGAGGACATCACCGACAAATTCCTCTACCAGTACCCTGACAGCCCGAAGCTCCAGCAGGCCGAGCAGCCCTTCGCCCAGATCCTCTCTGCCGCTGCCACTGCCTCATTCGGTGCGCAAGAATCCTCGGCGCCCAGTATGCTTGCCTCTGACTTGATGCACAGCCAAGACAACAAAACAGACATCCATGTTTCCGGGTTCTTGTCCTGCAAGGTACAGGATCCAGCCTTCTTGAATGGCATATACGCCACAGATCCTGAAAGTACACTGTTTCCCAGTGAGAGAAGCGCCAGCATGGACAAACTGTCGAGCATGGCATTCTTCAAAGGCATGGAGGAGGCCAACATGTTCTTGCCCAGAGATAAGAAGATGGTAGATGGTAGGGTGCGTAAGAACAGGTTTGACATGGATGGTGAGACGGAAGGTGGCATGGGCAGGAGCAGCAAGCAAATAGCAGTGCTGGTGCAGAGTgactcggaggaggaggacacaCTCAAGATGTTGGACCGGCTCATCCTCAATGGCTACGACAACCGGCCAGGTGAGATGCGGGAGGTACGCGCCACTCTGTACAAGGAGAACAAGGCACCAAAGAAGAGCATCCCCAGGCGTGGGAGGCGCAGCGGTGCAAAGCAAACAGTGGTGACTGACCTAGAAACGCTACTGATCCGCTGCGCGGAAGCAGTGGCCTGCAACGACCGGCGTAGTGCGAGCGAGCTTCTGGAGCGGATAAAGCGGTACTGCTCGCCGACAGGGGACGCAAGGCAGCGGGTGGCTCATTACTTTTCCCAAGGGCTAGAAGCACGGCTGGCCGGTACAGGGACTCAGTTCTACCGCTTGTCCACTGGCACCCGCACCTCTACCTTGGAGCTCGTCAAGGCCTACCATATGCACATGGCCACCTGCTGCTTCATCACGGTGGCATTGCTCTTTTCCAACGATACCATTTACAACGCCGTCAAAGGGAGGAGGAAACTGCACATTGTGCACTACGGCATCAACACCGGGTACCAGTGGCCAAAGTTGATCCGGCGGCTGGCGGAAAGGGAGGGCGGGCCACCAGAGGTGAGGATCACGGGCATTAACAGGCCACAGCCTGGAATCCGTCCAGCTGGGCTTATCGAGGAGGCAGGTGACCGGCTCAGCAATTACGCAAACAAGTTCGGCGTGCCATTCAAATTCCACGCCATCGCAGCCGAACCAGAGGCTGTCCGGGCTGAGGATCTCCACATCGATCCTGATGAGGTGCTCGTCGTGAACAGCCTATTCGATTTCAGGACCTTGATGGACGAGAGCCTTACCTTTGACGAGGTAAACCCAAGGGACATGGTACTCAACACTATCCGGAAGATGAAGCCATCCGTGTTCGTGCATGCCGTTGTCAATGGATCATACAGCGCAGCGTTCTTCATGACGCGGTTCCGCCAAGCATTATACTACTTCACTGCGTTGTTCGACATGATGGAGACTACATTTCCAGAGGACAACAACAAGAGAGTGCTGGTGGAGAGGGAGATTTTTGCTCGGTCCGCCATGAACATGATTGCTTGTGAAGGCGCAGACCGGGTGGACCGCCCTCATAACTACAAGGAGTGGCAGGCACGGAACCAGCGGGCAGGGCTGAGGCAGATGCCATTGAATCATGATATTGTTCTGATGCTCAAGGAGGAAGTGAAGAATCAGTACCACAAGAACTTCATGATCAACGAGGATCACCAGTGGCTTCTGCAGGGATGGAAAGGCCAGGTGCTATATGCTCTATCAACATGGACAGTGGATGATACCAGTGGTTCTGAGGAGACATAG
- the LOC100842884 gene encoding scarecrow-like protein 33: MLMEDDIVDKFSYQYPDHPKLLQAEQPFAQILTATASTSPNAEESSASNTISSALMLSKVQDPSFFSNGTDAVGPSSTFFSIESSTNMNKMSSMAFFKGMEQAKMFLPSDNLMVDGRGQKKRFDMDGETEAGMDRSSKQIAMTHTDLEDTALKKMDRLILNEYDGYRGEMHEELITLDNENKAAQQSIRMRGRRSAKKTMVTDFETLLIRCAEAVSSNDRGSASELLMRIKRHSSPSGDARQRLAHYFAQGLEARMAGTGSQLYHSLIGTRTSTLELIKAYHLHMATCSFLKVALIFSNYTIYNAVAGRRKLHIVHYGINTGYQWARLIRRLADREGGPPEVRITGINRPQPGFRPAELIEEAGHRLSKYARKCGVPFKFHAVAAQPEAVRAEDLHIDPDEVLVVDSLFDFRTLMDESLTFDRVNPRDVVLNTIRMMKPSVFVHAIVNGSYSAAFFMTRFRQAMYFFTALFDVMETTFPRDNAKRLLLERDIFARSAVNMIACEGTERVERPQNYREWQARNQRAGMRQLPLDPDILLMLKEKVKNQYHKHFMINEDQGWLLQGWKGRVLYALATWTADDTSGPV, from the coding sequence ATGCTCATGGAGGATGACAtcgtcgacaagttctcgtACCAGTACCCTGATCACCCTAAGCTCCTGCAGGCTGAGCAACCCTTTGCCCAGATCCTCACCGCCACTGCCTCCACCTCACCCAATGCCGAGGAGTCATCGGCATCCAACACGATTTCTTCTGCCTTGATGCTCAGCAAGGTACAAGATCCATCCTTCTTCTCGAATGGGACAGACGCAGTGGGACCCAGCAGTACCTTTTTTTCCATAGAGAGCAGCACCAACATGAACAAGATGTCGAGCATGGCATTCTTCAAAGGCATGGAGCAGGCCAAAATGTTCTTGCCCAGTGACAATTTGATGGTGGATGGTAGGGGGCAGAAGAAAAGGTTTGACATGGATGGTGAAACAGAGGCAGGCATGGACAGGAGCAGCAAGCAAATAGCTATGACACATACTGACTTGGAGGACACCGCGCTCAAGAAGATGGACCGGCTCATCCTCAATGAATACGATGGGTACCGCGGTGAGATGCACGAGGAACTTATTACTCTGGACAACGAGAACAAGGCAGCACAACAGAGCATCCGCATGCGTGGGAGACGCAGTGCGAAGAAGACAATGGTGACTGACTTCGAAACTCTGCTGATACGATGTGCCGAAGCAGTGTCCAGCAATGACCGGGGGAGTGCGAGCGAGCTGTTAATGCGGATCAAGCGGCACTCCTCGCCGTCAGGGGATGCTAGACAGCGGCTGGCTCATTACTTTGCCCAGGGGCTGGAAGCACGGATGGCCGGCACGGGGAGCCAGCTCTACCACTCACTCATTGGGACGCGCACCTCCACCTTGGAGCTCATCAAGGCCTACCATCTGCACATGGCCACCTGCAGCTTCCTCAAGGTGGCACTCATCTTCTCCAACTATACCATCTACAACGCTGTTGCAGGGAGGAGGAAACTACACATTGTCCACTACGGCATCAACACAGGGTACCAGTGGGCGAGGTTGATCCGGCGGCTGGCAGATAGGGAGGGTGGGCCACCGGAGGTGAGGATCACCGGCATCAACAGGCCTCAGCCTGGGTTCCGCCCGGCTGAGCTAATCGAGGAGGCAGGGCATCGGCTCAGCAAATATGCAAGGAAGTGTGGGGTGCCATTCAAATTCCATGCTGTAGCAGCCCAGCCGGAGGCTGTCCGGGCTGAGGACCTCCACATCGATCCCGATGAGGTGCTGGTCGTGGACAGCCTATTCGATTTCAGGACCTTGATGGACGAGAGCCTCACCTTTGACAGGGTAAACCCAAGGGACGTGGTGCTCAACACTATCAGGATGATGAAGCCATCCGTGTTTGTGCATGCCATTGTCAATGGATCATACAGTGCAGCGTTCTTCATGACACGGTTCCGCCAAGCGATGTACTTCTTCACAGCGTTGTTCGACGTGATGGAGACCACCTTTCCACGGGACAACGCCAAGAGACTTCTGCTGGAGCGGGACATTTTTGCTCGGTCTGCCGTGAACATGATCGCCTGTGAAGGCACGGAAAGGGTGGAGCGCCCTCAGAACTACAGAGAGTGGCAGGCGCGGAACCAACGTGCCGGGATGAGGCAGCTGCCACTGGATCCTGATATTTTACTGATGCTCAAGGAGAAAGTCAAGAATCAGTACCACAAGCATTTCATGATCAATGAGGATCAAGGTTGGCTTCTGCAGGGATGGAAAGGCCGGGTGCTATATGCCCTCGCGACATGGACAGCTGATGATACTAGTGGTCCTGTGTGA